Within the Nicotiana tabacum cultivar K326 chromosome 11, ASM71507v2, whole genome shotgun sequence genome, the region CAGTTGGTAAACAGGTAGGAGGGCCCTCTTCTGAACTTGTTCCCCCTGTTGAACTGCTTTGTCCTTCAAGATTGTGTTTCTGAAGTTCTAAGTACAAGCTCCCTGAACACTAGACAGCCCTTCAATAGGCATACAAAGAATAGATCCCAGTAGGGCAGTGTCCATTACCATATCAACCCCATTTACCAAGGCAAAAATACGACCAGCATCAACCTTGTACAAGTCGGCATAAAAACTTTGAACTTCCTCCTCATATACCCTAGCAGCATAGATCTTAATCAAATGTCTCATACCAGCCTCCTCCAAGACATCAGAGGCAAATGTGCGTCcccatagtaccttttgacttcTCAATATCTCTTTCCCAGCATTCCCCAGATTGCCAACTTTGGCCTTctttgaggaaccaggttcctcatcagTATCAACCTTTCTCTTAGAATTCTTGCAAAcacctttctcctttttatcAGAATTTACAGATTTTTCACCTGATTCTTTCTCCACATTCTTAGTAGAAATAGTATCATCAAACCTTGTCAGACGTTTAGCAGACACGGAAGATCCCCCTTTTGGCTTGAGAAGACCATGCATTTGTGATATCTTCCTAGTCAATGTACTAGGTTCctccgcttcttcttcttccacatTCACAACAGACACTATCTTCTCATTTACAACTTTGCCATCTTTCACTAATTTTCTTCTCCTTGACTGTTCTTAAGAGCCTCCTTCTTTGGCAAGCTTGTTGTGGGTCTCTTAGGAGTTGGATCTTCACCAACAACTACTCTACGCCTAGGCAAACTGGCAATTGGTAAATCATTAGAATCTTCTTCACtatccttcttttgttctttagACACAGGACTTGTCTCAGGCATAATCACACTTAGAGGTTCAACATCTAAATGAGGAGAGGAAGTATGATCAGTACTAACCTGGGGTTCCTGAGAAAGACCCAGAATTGGATCCTCAGAAGGCGGATCAGGTCCTCCAGTAGGTTCTCCAATAGCACCTTACTATGCTGAAGGTTCAACAGGCACAAGTTCATTATCTTCTCCAGTAGGTTCAGATGCTTCCCCCTAAGTCTTAATACCATCCTCTCTTCCTTCGACAAAAACCCCTTCATTGGCGATGGACAACATATTTTCTATGGCTTCTTTTTCTTGTAGATCCATGAGAGACTCAAGAGAAGTAGGAGCGGTATCTTTGGACAAAGGATCAGGAGCAGTCTTTCTTGAGTCAGCGATTTCATTTCCCTCAGTCTGGTCTACCTTTGACCCTTCTTCTATATGAGAAGTTGaaatttcccaattttcttcATTATCAGCAATACTCATTTCATCCCTCTTTTCTGTCGAGGTAAGATAAGAGCTATGGGCAACACCTCTTGACCTGGAACTCGAATGGGTAGGAGAGGAGACGGAGTGTTGGGTGACTCTGTTCTAAGGCTTTGGTTATCAGTAGTGTGAGGAGGGGAGTCTGGCATTGGTGTTTCAACCAGTGAGGACTCGGTAATACTAGAATTTATTTGATTTTCAGCCAtggtgagaagaagagagaagatTTGGtgaattgaagagagaaagaataggaaaCAGGTTTGGAAGTATGGGTGTGTGGAGTGTGTTGACAGAGATAGATGTATTTATGATAACAGAGGGATCAGTTAAAAAGGGTGGTAGGTTTTAGGGAGATGGGTCGATTAATAACTGGTGAGACGTTTGGGTTCAAAAGACACAAAACTAAAAACTGACATATTGATGACGTGGCACTTATTTGAATTGTTCAGAATTGTGCATGAGAGAATAGACAAACTACTAACCAGTGTCAGGCAAACCAGGTTCCTTGACTGATCTCTTATCTGCAAGCTTTTCCCTTTTTACCAGTGTATACACCCTCAATTGCTTATTGCTCTATAATTATCAACTGTGTCTACCTGTAACAGTATAGATATGATTTAAACTTTTCCAGAAAACACCTTTTGGCTAAGTTTACCTGAACCTTTCTTTCATCGCCAATCATTGAGGGACCGGGTTCCCAATTGGGTTTTATCAACTCCAATGCCAGACGATTTTGCTCGAAGTGTTCTCTGCTCAGGGCTTTGGTAAATatatctgcaatttgatcttcagtGTTGTAGAATTTCATGCATATAAGCcctttttcaacattgtctctaAGGAAGTGATGACGTACATCAATGTGATTGGTCCTCTTATGTTGAACTGGATTTTTTTCCATGTTGAGTGCACTCGTATTATCACATAGGAGAGGCACACAGTCTGAGAATACTCCAAAATCTTCCAACTGTTGCCTGATCTACAGAAGTTGAGCACAAAGTTCTTCTTCCTTGTAACTCATGAGATTAAGCAAGAACCCAGGAAATGTGCCATTCCAGACgtgcttttcctatccaccagatatcatgcataatcagcatcagaaTACCCAATAAGATCCAAGCTTTCTCCTGAGGGATAATAGAGGACCAAGTCATGCGTTCCCTCGAGATATCTCAGTATTCTCTTGGCATCCTTCATATGAGATTCCTTTAGATTGGGTTGAAACCTTGCACAGAGATCCACGCTAAAAACAATATCTAGGCTGCTTGCAGTGAGATACAAGAGTGACCCTATGATCCTTCTATACATGGTCTGATTTATAGGGGAACAAGGTTCATCCATATCTAGATGGGTGGTTGTGGCAATGGGCATGTCGATgacttttgatgcttccatatcAAACATTTTCAGCTGCTCCTTGATATACTTCTGCTGACTTATCAATGTTCCCTTCTTAGATTTCTTCACTTGAAGTCCTAGGAAGAAATTCAgttctcccatcatactcatctcGAATTCACTCCCCATGAGTTTTGGAAATTCTTCGTAGAGAGAGTCAGTTGTGGCTCCAaagatgatatcatcaacatacacctgaacaatgagcaggttcttTCTTCGTTTCTTCAgaaaaagagtgttgtcaatctttcctcttgtaaagccattttctagaaggaattttgacaatctttcataccaAGCCCTGGGAGCCTTTTTTAACCCGTACAATGCCTTATCTAGTTTAAACACATGATCAGGGTGCTAGTGACACTCAAAGTCAGGAGGCTGCTTGGCATAGACTTCTTATTTCAGATAGCCATTTAGAAATGCACTTTAGACATCCAGTTGGAATAGTGTGaactccatatgagatgcaaaggcaatCAGAATTCTAATGGCTTCCACTCGAGCTACGGGAGCGAATGTTTCATCATAATCAATCCATTCTtcttgattgtagccttgaatcacaagtcttgccttgtttcttgttgtattttcaaactcatcaagtttgttcctgaatacccacctagttcctataatggttcgatTTGCAGGTCGAGGAACCAGGTGCCATACCTTGTTCCTTTCAAATTGATGCAGCTCCTCTTGCATGGTTGTGATCCAGTCTGCATCTTTTAgtgtttcttttatatttttgcgctctttttgggaaagaaaagctgagaaggcaagtgagtttcttgcttttgatctggtttgaactCCTAAGTCAAGAGTAAtgattatgttgtcaagaggatgtgAACTTTCGAACCTCCAATTTGGTGCCTAAGTCTCATTGGTAGAGGAACCAGGTATATCTAACTGGGGTTCTTGAGTGCTTCTAACTTCACAGAGTGGAGTTCCTTGGACTGCATCAACAACTTTGTTTTTAGCTTCAGTTGTTGTAatcgagggaccaggttcctctccAATGGATGGAGATATATTTGCATCTTCTTCACTGGATTCCTTGACATGGCTCATCATGTATGCCTTTCCATTTGCCATGTCAATTACTTCACCTAGAATAGATAAGGGCTCTCCATCTTGATCAACATGTATGTCCTTCTCATAGGAGAGGTGAGCTTCATCAAATATCACATGTATGATTTCTTCGACACATTGAGTCATTTTGTTGTATACcttgtaagctttgctttgagaTGAGTATCCCAGAaaaattccttcatcacttttggcgtCGAACTTTCCAAGAGCTTcctttatattgttatgaacaaAGCATTTAAACCCAAAAGTTCTTAGATGTGTCAgcttgggcttccttccattCAGCAATTCGTATGGAGTTTTATTCAGAAGGTACTTGATCATACACATGTTTACCAAGTAGCACACAGTATTGACAGCTTCTCCCCAGAAATACTTTGTGATCCCACTATCAAttagcattgttcttgccatgtcttcaagagttttgttcttcctctccacaacaccattttgttgaggtgttcttggagctGAAAAATTATGAGCTATGCCATTTTCAGTGTAGAACTCATCGAATTTGACACTGTCAAACTCTGTCCCATGATTAGACATAATGCAGGCTGCTTCATTACCCATCTTCATTTGAATTTTCTTGACAAAAGCAACAAACACTTCAAAGGATTCATCATTGGTCCTGAGTAACAAGGTCCAGGTAAATCTATAATAGTCATCAACTATCACAAAGATGTACTTCTTTCCTCATCTTCTTGGCATCCTCATAGGTCTACATAGATCCACCTGAGGGAGATCAAGTGGCCTTGCGGTGCTGACTTTATTTTTGGGCTTAAATGAGGATCTGACTTGCTTCCCTTTTACACATACATCACATATTTTGTGATCCTTGAAGCTTGACTTGGGCAGACCATGAATCAGGTCCTTCCTGACCAATTTGTTTAACAACGTGAAGCTTGCATGACCTAGCCTCATGTTCCATAATTTtgtatcatcatcaacaacgctTAGACAGCTTAGATCACCATTCTTCAGAGACTCAAAATTAGCTACATATATATTCTTGTATCTTTTTACCATTAACACCACCTCACCAGTCACCAGGTTTGTGATTGTATAGGTTTTTGACACAAATTCCGCTTTGTTTCCCTTGTCACAGATTTTGGAAATGCTTAGTAAGTTGTACTTCAACCTGTTCacgtagtacacattttcaattgagTGAGAAAGAGACTTCTCAATCCTTCTgactcccagaatgtatccttTGTTGCtatttccaaaggatacactccttCCTTGCAGGGCCTTAAGTGAAAGGAAATCTTTTGTACTTctagtcatgtgctttgagcagccactgtCCATGTACCATTATAGGTTGtttcctttcactgttccctgcatAATAAGAGTTAGGATTTAgctttaggaacccaaactaatTTGGCtcccttgtaatgaggaaaggGGTGAATCAGGGATTTTTTGGTCCATGCAGGCATTATGCGTTTTGTAAATGAGGGACCATGTTCTCTACTAGTAGTTACTTTTTCAGCAAAGGATTTGTTTTTCTGCTGTGACTGAAATCTGGCCTTATAGTTTTCTTTAAGGTGCTCATTGTTGCCGCAGGGGTGCAAAGACAATTGTCAGGTATAGTAACGTACTTGCTATGAGGAGTTGTAGGGAATCTTttccctttgaaacccaatcccctgcctgtttcccccattcttggtgtacatggcagtgatagcatcagaggaccaggtccacttgagtgatttttcaagatcactcttCACTCTACCTAGTTCTTCCTGAaattgtttgtttttctcaagctcagcacACATAATAAACTTCACTGAATTTAGCtcactttcaagcttaatgtgtgcctcGCTTGcaactttctttcctttttgataATTTTCGGCCCTACTCTCCATTTTAGGTTTCCCAATTGTTTCCTTCAAATCCATTACCAACACTAGAAGGTCATATCTTTCTTGTTCTACATTTGTAATCTTTTATCtaagacattttttttctttcttcaggTTCTCAATTGACTCTCTTAAATCAACTGCAACTATTACTAGGTCATCTCTAGTCTGTTCGACTTCTCCTAGTTCAACTGTTAAGACATATCTGTCATTTATAAGACTATGATAAGAATCGATTAGTACATTTTCCAAAGACATGAGTTCTTAGGAGAATAAGATtttagatttctctgaacatccaaaaaatttacctcatcatcatcgtcatcttcatcatcagactgggccatcaaagcaaaaattgaaTCATACTCGGTTGCTTCACTTTCTACTACCATCATAGAGTTGTTACCTGGTTCATCATCTTCTCCAGATTTGCTTAATAAATCttcccatgcagcaagagcttgtcTCACGACATTCTCAGCAGCATTTTTTCTATTGAAGCGTCTATCAGGAACCGAGTTCTTTTTGGATGCTTTGTTAGAGTTGTTCTTGTACTGATCCTGCTTTAGGAGAgggaaatccttgatgaaatgtcctTACTTGCCACATTTATGACAGAGGTCATAATTCTTTGGCTTGCTAGGACTTCCCCTTTTTGGAATATCTCCATTCCTGCGAACCATCTTCTGGAATCTTCTTGTTAGGTATGCCATATCACCATCCTcaccacttgagtcattgctTTCTGTCTTGAAgaccaggttcttctccctcttgggctctcttctttcattgtccttcttctttttcatttcatatgTTTTTAGATTGTCAACAAGCTCATCAATAGTTAGCTTCCGCAAGTCCTTCGCCTCTATAATGGCGttcactttgctttcccaagaactgggcAGCACACTGAGGATTTTTCCTACCAGCTTGTTTTttggaatagtttcaccaagagagtGAACCTCATTAATGATGGAGGTGAACCGGGTATGCATTTCTTGGATAGATTCATCGTCTTACATCCTGGAGAGCTAGTATTCAGTTGTGAGCATGTCGATTTTGGATTGCTTGACATGTGTTGTTCATTTGTGAGCTGTATGAAGGGCTTCCTAGATTTCTTTGGCTGACTAGCATGTTGATATCCTATTGTATTCATCAAGACTAATAACACACACCAgaattttctttgcacgaaagTTCTTCTCTATGGCATTTCTATCCACATCATTGAATTCTTTCTTGTCTTGGGAATGGCCACGTATGGGTCGCCAGGGTTTTTGGGTCCATCACATATGACACCACATAGCTcagaatcttcagccatgatgaagtcATGCATTCTAGTTTTCCGTCATCCATAATACTGTCCATTGAACCTAGGTGGTCTGTAAGTAGACAGGCCTTCTTCGAAGTTTGGaggagcagccatgaggatcctttcttGTTAACCggatagaaagaacctgctctgatactaattgatagaatataagggtccGCCAAACTCTATAGAGAATCAGGTTCATTCCCAGCTCAatgggattaaaaatcacgaccttCCCTTGTAGGATTTGAACTTCACTACTAAGCatcttttagattacaacctatgcaacctaggaattaacctcttaatccctcactaacttgtaatactctattacaagccactttgtaataactctattataaagacTTTACAacatgactaactctagccaagactcaaaAACACATATTTAAGGTTTACAAAGAGCTTCCTACATAATGCTTCTAAACAAGCTAGGTAGGAATTACAATTGAAGAACTATTACAATGTtataactcaactaaggacatacaatgaCTCGATGTAGGAACTAGTCCGTAGTtgctttgttctttgttcttgaagcacTTGAAACTTTCTTGTTGGATGGttaccttccttgattgtatatatacatgtgtgacatcacttacaatgatgtaagcaaggtaggtaaaaagtcttccctggaaagttgactgtagcattgtagcgtgtgcaggcagcagCTTTCGagctggagagttgacttcgtacagtctcctcgggaactggtagggacctaTTCCTTCCACTCTGAAGAGTTAAATCATATCCCATGCTGAATCCCAACCTGGAATCTTGTGATCTTAAGAtcttgtaaatgtgtaacaggttccttatctggttctgaatagtaagtttgttagatcatcaagaCATAAAGTAAAGTACGTATGACcaaagtacttgtaacctatcatcAACTCATTGGggtgtgtgggctgttttgtggtattttgtgatagatataaggttggaaaatgatgtatacatgtttttattgttatgttcttgttgttgttggtgttatgTTGAATTGGGAGGAAAtaaagattataggggagatgctgcccgttttattataaaataagcttgtagttcgttgtgcgatagttgtaccttccaTAACTTGATCATAGTATTGTTATCATTATTGCAGATTAAGGTGCAACGAGATGAGTTTAACGTGGTTATTGGACATATTGTGATAATATatattaaggctaaacctttccttcattttggtatgatccCATAAagacatgtgtttgataacgagacataaagagaagttcatatttctgaatttattcacattatcctagtctcataagttatagtattctcccttattggAACTttctattcagttaagtattgtcttatttcagtcaagagagtagagggtctatatatatacagtagtctatatatatatagtattatagtattttcaccaccaccgagctataatcggtgggcaggcccctaatGGGCAATCTCAGATCAGATgttaagttatataccgagcctactgtggccaagcgcctatgagcgagcctaaaatgaccgagatacaaagcctagtatggtcgagtacctatgagcgagcctactacggcagagcagttacaaataccgagccttatagggccggacaactattttacttactatattgagagagttgagttagtatcaacaggtaagcacatcttcagattatctttgactcccagttactttcagttattatattatcagttcagttttagctttcagttattctgttgccttacatactcggtacattatttcgtactgacatccatTTTGCCGAGGATGTTGCATTTCATgcttgcaggtcctgatagacagctggatagacctttcCAGTAGACAAAGCAAAACATCCGCTTGGCTGGTAAGCTCCACTTTCCTGGAGTTACCAGGtttagaccttggagtccattttctTATACAggttgatgggtaggtcgaggccctgtcccgacatGATACAGtcatctctagaggcttgtagacaagtcctgtatagtttgtatatcagtagatattcatggcggcctcgtcagcctgcacatttatatatagatatatatatatatatattagcctccacagttatatatatgtatgagcttttgggtatgtttacccctcagataagagagacgatattttcatatgattcagaatatggcctcatcggcctaagttgagggttacccctctaaAGTTTACACTTAcaaagtggtacgctcgggccgagtatggcaccgaGTGCCGGCCATGCCTCGtcagtttggggcatgacaattaaagaacttggttctttaccGTGTTCCTTAAGTGTAAAGTAAACAAGCAATAAAATGAACACAAAGATTTTTAGATGAAAAATCACCCGGCTTAAAAGATGCAAAAACCACAACCTACCACGTAGGATTTTGAACTCCAACTCCACTGGAACAAtgagccaaaatgtatcaattatAAGACTGCAATTCAATACTTTTCAGTACTCCTATTTGATTCACAAGGTACTCTAATTTGTAGGGCAAAATACTCACTCCAACTCACTAATTATTAATAACACTTGATTATAAATCAATTTCCTAAAAACACATTCACTAGACTGACTCAAGAAGAATAAAAAACAAGTACTCAACACGGGTGAAAACTTCTGACTCTTTAGTTGATGTGTAAAAGGATAGTTACGTACAAGTATCAATCATGAGAAGTTGATCCTTTTATACTGAGAAGTTGGTTCCTCACAACAGTTAAGCAGCTACATTGAGGACCTGGTTCATTGAGCATTTAATCACACTTTATTAATCATCAAAACTTCAATACTCAACAGGTTCTTGTATCAATGTAATATCCACCTGTTAAGATATCAAAATTTAACTCATAGTGCATATCACGAGTTTAAATCAGGATGTATTTGGtacgaaagaaaatattttttaatttcccaCCCTAAatgtttagaatttttttttcttaaacatgATATTTTCCCACAATTTGTGAAAATTGATTTCCCAAGGGACTCATTTGTTTCTAGGTCAAAAACACAAAAAAGTCCTATGGCTCTAGACACTCGATCGGGTTCTCTTCTCTTTCAATTTCTCTACGCGCAACTGAGCTGGTCCTGTGGGTAGGCAAGTATTCAATAGGTATTGTCAAGTCATCTTTTGTGTACCATGA harbors:
- the LOC142166024 gene encoding putative mitochondrial protein AtMg00300 — encoded protein: MDSGCSKHMTRSTKDFLSLKALQGRSVSFGNSNKGYILGVRRIEKSLSHSIENVYYVNRLKYNLLSISKICDKGNKAEFVSKTYTITNLVTGEVVLMVKRYKNIYVANFESLKNGDLSCLSVVDDDTKLWNMRLGHASFTLLNKLVRKDLIHGLPKSSFKDHKICDVCVKGKQVRSSFKPKNKVSTARPLDLPQVDLCRPMRMPRR